The nucleotide sequence TTTTGGCTTATGTTTATTTGCCAAATAATTCATTGACAACGAAGTTATATGGCTAGTACTAAGGTACAATCACAGTTAAAAGATAAACTGAAGGAAGTATTTGGTTACAATCAATTTCGCGGTAATCAGGAAAAAATAATTACGCACATACTTGAAGGTAAAAATACTTTTGTCATCATGCCTACTGGCGCTGGTAAATCACTTTGTTACCAACTTCCTGCAATGATGAAAGAAGGAACCGCAATTGTGATTTCTCCTTTGATTGCATTAATGAAGAACCAAGTAGACCAACTTCAAGCTTTAGGTGTGCATGCTAGTTTTCTTAATTCTACTTTATCAAAAAGTGAAGCAAACAGAGTTAAGGAAGAGACACTAGAAGGAAAAACTAAGCTACTTTATGTTGCTCCCGAATCTTTAACAAAAGAAGACAACATTCAACTTCTTAAAAAGTCTAAGATTTCATTTATCGCTATTGATGAAGCTCACTGTATCTCTGAATGGGGACATGATTTCCGTCCTGAATACAGAAAGATTAAGCAAATAATAGAAGCAATTGGTGATTTTCCAATTATTGCCTTAACCGCTACAGCAACTCCTAAAGTGAGGGCTGATATTCAGAAAAACTTAAAGATGGAGGATGCTAACATCTTCCTATCTTCTTTCCATAGAGATAACCTCTATTATGAGGTTCACCCGAAAAAAGATCCTAAAGTTCAACTGATTAAATTTATTCGGAAACATCAGAATAAATCAGGAATCGTCTACTGCTTAAGCCGTAAAAAGGTTGAAGAAGTAGCTGAATTTTTAAGAATCAATGGTATCAATGCACTTCCTTACCATGCCGGTATGGAATCTTCTGTGAGGATGGGAAATCAAGACGCCTTCCTTAATGAAGACTGTGATGTTGTAGTTGCTACGATTGCATTTGGTATGGGTATCGACAAACCCGATGTGAGGTTCGTAGTACATTACGACGCACCGAAGTCTCTGGAAGGTTATTATCAGGAAACAGGTAGAGCAGGTAGAGACGGCTTAGAGTCTTTCTGTATGATGCTCTTTAGCCCTGATGACATCTCTAAGTTAGAGAAGTTCCACAAAGACAAATCTGTTACTGAAAGAGAAAATGTGCATATTCTCCTACAGGAAATGAGTTACTATGCAAACTCTTCTGTTTGTCGTACTAGACAACTTCTACATTACTTTGGAGAAGATGTGGAGCACAATTGCGGACATTGTGATAATTGTAAAACAAAACATGCTTCCTTTAATGCTAAGGAACAAATTCTTATTGCAATACAAGCTGTTCAGGAAACAGAAGAACGTTTTGGAATTGAACATATCTGTAATGTTATCACAGGAACTAAATCGGATTATGTAACTAGTTATCATCATGATGAGCTTGAAACTTTTGGTAAAGGAAGCGATCATGATATACAATATTGGGAATCCATCATCCGACAATCCATGATCAACAGTTTCATGGGAAAAGATGTTGATAATGTTACTATCATAAAGGTTTCTGAAAAAGGGAAGAAATTCCAAAAGAGTCCTTTTGATATTGATTACACTCAGGATTATCAGTGGCCTTCAGAGTTAGAAGCTTTAAATGAAGAAGCTGTTGTTACCAATG is from Flammeovirga agarivorans and encodes:
- the recQ gene encoding DNA helicase RecQ, whose product is MASTKVQSQLKDKLKEVFGYNQFRGNQEKIITHILEGKNTFVIMPTGAGKSLCYQLPAMMKEGTAIVISPLIALMKNQVDQLQALGVHASFLNSTLSKSEANRVKEETLEGKTKLLYVAPESLTKEDNIQLLKKSKISFIAIDEAHCISEWGHDFRPEYRKIKQIIEAIGDFPIIALTATATPKVRADIQKNLKMEDANIFLSSFHRDNLYYEVHPKKDPKVQLIKFIRKHQNKSGIVYCLSRKKVEEVAEFLRINGINALPYHAGMESSVRMGNQDAFLNEDCDVVVATIAFGMGIDKPDVRFVVHYDAPKSLEGYYQETGRAGRDGLESFCMMLFSPDDISKLEKFHKDKSVTERENVHILLQEMSYYANSSVCRTRQLLHYFGEDVEHNCGHCDNCKTKHASFNAKEQILIAIQAVQETEERFGIEHICNVITGTKSDYVTSYHHDELETFGKGSDHDIQYWESIIRQSMINSFMGKDVDNVTIIKVSEKGKKFQKSPFDIDYTQDYQWPSELEALNEEAVVTNAFDKELFDLLKAKRKKLAHQKGIPPYAIFQEPSLEEMATTYPVSNEELMQINGVGAGKAKKFGKPFIDIIADYVEQNEITTAKDVVVKSTVNKSKSKIAIIQQIDRKQDIEDIAESLKVSFDDVLDEIENICDSGTKLNLDYYIETIMDDDRIEEIYDYFMSAESDSIDDAFDELDEDIGEDEIRLVRVKFLSEVAN